A genomic segment from Bacillota bacterium encodes:
- the glmU gene encoding bifunctional UDP-N-acetylglucosamine diphosphorylase/glucosamine-1-phosphate N-acetyltransferase GlmU, translating into MREVAAIILAAGLGTRMKSSLVKTMHPLRGRPMITYAVDAAKDIDPARLVVVVGHQADRVKRALGDGIEYALQAEQRGTGHAVMQAAPILQGFDGDVVVLYGDMPLLPPALVARLADAHDDAGNGATVLTAVFGDPSGYGRIIRDENGGFLRIVEHRECTPDELRICEINTGVYCFKAGPLFEALGRIRPDNSQGEYYLTDVLEIIVAAGFRVGTVQADDPLEVMGINDRKQLALAEAVLKERRLDALMLSGVTIQDPASVFIDDYARIGPDTVIKPFTFVEGRTAIGCGCTIGPSARLVDTSVGDGCVIEFSVVEGSTLEDEVRVGPFSHVRPGTTLKLGARVGNFAEVKNSVIGSGSKVPHHSYVGDADIGSGVNMGAGCVTVNYDGKRKHRTVIEDGAFIGCNANLVAPVKVGSNAYVAAGSTVNQEVPEGALAIARARQENKRDWARRKAGKA; encoded by the coding sequence ATGCGCGAGGTTGCCGCGATCATACTCGCGGCGGGCCTGGGGACCAGGATGAAGTCCTCCCTGGTGAAGACCATGCACCCGCTCAGGGGCAGGCCCATGATAACTTACGCAGTCGACGCCGCGAAGGACATAGATCCGGCGCGGCTTGTCGTTGTAGTGGGGCACCAGGCCGACAGGGTCAAGAGGGCGCTGGGGGACGGAATCGAGTACGCGCTCCAGGCGGAGCAGCGGGGCACGGGCCACGCCGTGATGCAGGCCGCCCCAATTCTCCAGGGTTTCGACGGTGACGTCGTCGTCCTTTACGGGGACATGCCCTTGCTCCCCCCGGCTCTGGTAGCAAGGCTCGCGGACGCTCACGACGACGCCGGTAACGGCGCGACAGTGCTCACAGCGGTCTTCGGCGACCCCTCCGGTTACGGCCGCATCATCCGCGACGAGAACGGCGGCTTCCTGAGGATCGTCGAACACCGCGAGTGCACTCCGGACGAGCTGCGGATCTGCGAGATCAACACCGGCGTATACTGCTTCAAGGCCGGGCCGCTGTTCGAGGCGCTCGGGCGCATACGCCCCGACAACTCGCAGGGGGAGTATTACCTGACAGACGTCCTGGAGATTATCGTCGCGGCGGGCTTCCGGGTCGGCACGGTGCAAGCGGACGACCCCCTCGAGGTAATGGGGATCAACGACCGCAAGCAGTTGGCGCTGGCCGAGGCCGTACTCAAGGAGAGGCGGCTCGACGCGCTCATGCTCTCGGGTGTCACCATCCAGGACCCCGCCTCGGTGTTCATCGACGACTACGCCCGGATCGGCCCGGACACCGTCATCAAGCCGTTCACCTTCGTGGAGGGGCGAACGGCGATAGGTTGTGGGTGCACGATCGGGCCCTCGGCGAGGCTTGTCGATACCTCGGTAGGGGACGGGTGCGTCATCGAGTTCTCGGTGGTGGAGGGGAGCACGCTTGAGGACGAAGTCAGGGTTGGGCCGTTCAGCCACGTAAGACCGGGCACTACGCTGAAGTTGGGGGCCAGGGTCGGAAACTTCGCCGAGGTCAAGAACTCCGTCATCGGCAGTGGCTCCAAGGTCCCGCATCATAGCTACGTGGGCGACGCGGACATCGGCTCGGGGGTCAACATGGGGGCCGGCTGCGTGACCGTCAACTACGACGGTAAACGCAAGCACAGGACCGTGATAGAGGACGGCGCCTTCATCGGGTGCAACGCCAACCTCGTGGCTCCGGTGAAGGTGGGAAGCAATGCGTACGTCGCCGCCGGATCCACCGTCAACCAGGAGGTCCCGGAGGGGGCCCTGGCGATCGCCCGCGCGCGTCAGGAGAACAAGCGGGACTGGGCCAGGCGTAAGGCGGGAAAAGCGTAA
- the purR gene encoding pur operon repressor — translation MARAHRGERIAFIVKSLIERPSAVLSLSTFADRFGAAKSTISEDLAIVRRGIEDAGAGRIVTMAGAAGGVKYVPSRPVADIRRIALSVCGMLSSPDRILPGGFLYMTDLINSPVLAWEIGEVFATKFAGEGIDYVVTMETRGIPIALMTARAMDLPLVVCRRDSGVTEGSSVGINYVSGSTRSIQTMSLPKRALQPGSKALVIDDFMKAGGTAKGIADLLGEFDVTVAGTCVVVATSEPGKKLVDEFLALAVLEAVDETERRVKIGPAGWVPEEGR, via the coding sequence ATGGCCAGGGCCCACAGGGGTGAGAGGATAGCCTTCATCGTGAAATCCCTGATCGAGCGGCCTTCCGCCGTGCTGTCGCTGTCCACCTTCGCGGACCGCTTCGGGGCAGCCAAGTCGACGATAAGCGAAGACCTCGCGATTGTCAGGCGGGGCATTGAAGACGCCGGCGCCGGAAGGATAGTCACCATGGCCGGCGCCGCGGGAGGCGTCAAGTACGTCCCCAGCAGGCCGGTGGCGGACATCCGGCGCATCGCTCTCTCCGTGTGCGGAATGTTGTCTTCGCCCGATAGAATACTACCCGGTGGATTCCTGTACATGACCGACCTCATCAACTCTCCCGTACTGGCCTGGGAGATCGGCGAGGTGTTCGCCACGAAGTTCGCCGGCGAGGGTATCGACTACGTGGTGACCATGGAGACCCGCGGCATCCCGATCGCGCTCATGACCGCGCGGGCGATGGACCTCCCGCTGGTCGTATGCCGCAGGGACAGTGGAGTCACCGAAGGGTCGTCCGTGGGCATCAACTACGTGTCGGGGTCGACCAGGAGTATCCAGACCATGTCGCTGCCCAAAAGGGCGCTTCAGCCGGGCTCGAAGGCGCTCGTGATTGACGACTTTATGAAGGCGGGCGGGACGGCGAAGGGCATTGCCGACCTCCTGGGTGAATTCGACGTCACCGTAGCCGGTACGTGCGTGGTCGTGGCCACGTCGGAGCCCGGTAAGAAGCTGGTGGATGAGTTCCTGGCGCTCGCCGTGCTGGAAGCGGTGGACGAGACGGAGAGGCGCGTCAAAATCGGCCCCGCCGGCTGGGTGCCGGAGGAGGGTCGCTAG
- a CDS encoding NTP transferase domain-containing protein, with protein sequence MSLDAVVLAGRVNEGRLKGASAEEWEALIDIAGEPMLQYVIDALEGASSVSGIVVVGPGDVLGKRIRSSRTRYVQQGGGMLDNLSRGFEALPGRDKALVCTCDIPLITPQVVDGFISECSVEDADFYYPIVSQEVAEERFPGVKRTYAATADGTFTGGNMFVARLGSAGKLRNTLEFLVENRKKPLRMAAVLGVSFTIKLLFKRLTVREAEDKVLKLYGIRAKAVFTAFPEIGIDVDKPSDLELARSMLGGRG encoded by the coding sequence AAACGAGGGGAGGCTGAAAGGCGCGTCTGCCGAAGAGTGGGAGGCGCTCATTGACATCGCCGGGGAGCCGATGTTGCAGTACGTGATCGACGCCCTCGAGGGGGCCTCTTCTGTCAGCGGCATCGTGGTCGTCGGTCCCGGGGACGTCCTCGGCAAGCGGATTCGCAGCAGCCGAACACGGTATGTGCAGCAGGGCGGGGGTATGCTCGACAACCTGTCGAGGGGCTTTGAAGCCCTTCCCGGCCGGGACAAGGCGCTTGTGTGCACGTGCGACATCCCGCTAATCACCCCGCAAGTCGTCGACGGCTTCATTTCCGAGTGCTCGGTGGAGGACGCCGACTTCTACTACCCGATTGTGAGCCAGGAGGTGGCCGAGGAGCGATTCCCGGGCGTCAAGCGCACGTACGCGGCCACGGCGGATGGGACGTTCACCGGGGGCAACATGTTCGTAGCCAGGCTCGGCTCCGCCGGGAAACTCAGGAACACCCTCGAGTTCCTTGTCGAGAACAGGAAGAAGCCGCTCAGGATGGCCGCCGTTCTCGGCGTCTCGTTCACAATTAAGCTCCTGTTCAAGAGGCTTACCGTCCGCGAGGCCGAGGACAAGGTGCTGAAGCTGTACGGCATAAGGGCAAAGGCCGTGTTCACGGCTTTCCCGGAAATCGGGATCGACGTGGACAAGCCGTCGGATCTGGAACTGGCGCGGTCTATGCTGGGAGGCCGGGGATGA